One segment of Acidobacteriota bacterium DNA contains the following:
- a CDS encoding glycosyltransferase family 2 protein, protein MVVPLFNERASLDGLYRRLSDVLAQVARRYEIVFVDDGSEDGSIERLKAISALDRSVRYVRFRRNFGKSAALAAGFRVARYDIIATLDADLQDIPEQLPLLLEKLDEGYDLVSGWRYHRRDKLTRRIGSKIYNWVTSILTGVRLHDINCGFKCYRREVMDEVMVYGERHRYIPVLASYRGFRLGEVQIEHAPREHGSSRYGLERVVGGVFSLLTVILMTRYTNKPLHFFGVMGLVLAGAGIAIDTYLITLRVFFNQWLSNRPLLIVGTLLAIVGVQLVLFGLLAEMIAFSYRRENDYSVVESNAGEDITFGADEHAVGVGRGKTTE, encoded by the coding sequence GTGGTAGTCCCCTTGTTTAACGAGCGAGCCTCGCTGGACGGGCTATATCGCCGATTGTCTGATGTGTTGGCTCAGGTCGCAAGGCGCTACGAGATCGTTTTTGTGGATGATGGAAGTGAGGATGGCTCAATTGAGAGGTTAAAAGCGATCAGCGCCCTGGACCGCTCGGTGAGGTATGTACGCTTTCGAAGGAACTTCGGCAAGTCGGCGGCGCTTGCGGCAGGCTTTCGCGTTGCGCGCTATGACATAATCGCGACTCTGGATGCTGATCTACAAGATATTCCCGAACAATTGCCGCTGCTTCTGGAGAAACTGGACGAAGGATACGACCTGGTTTCTGGTTGGCGCTATCACCGGCGCGACAAGCTGACCAGACGGATAGGATCGAAGATCTATAACTGGGTGACCTCGATTCTTACGGGCGTCCGCCTCCACGACATCAACTGCGGCTTCAAGTGCTACAGGCGGGAAGTGATGGACGAGGTCATGGTGTATGGTGAGCGGCATCGCTACATTCCCGTGCTGGCGAGCTATCGAGGGTTTCGTCTGGGAGAGGTGCAGATCGAGCACGCGCCGCGCGAGCATGGCAGTTCACGATATGGTTTGGAACGAGTGGTTGGCGGAGTCTTTAGCCTGCTCACCGTCATTCTCATGACTCGCTACACGAATAAGCCGCTACATTTCTTCGGTGTTATGGGACTCGTGCTGGCCGGGGCAGGCATTGCAATAGACACGTACCTGATCACGCTGCGTGTCTTCTTCAACCAGTGGCTGAGCAATCGCCCGCTGCTGATAGTCGGGACATTGCTCGCTATCGTTGGGGTTCAACTGGTTTTGTTCGGGCTTCTGGCGGAAATGATCGCGTTCTCATACAGACGCGAAAACGACTACTCTGTCGTCGAGTCAAACGCAGGGGAAGATATAACGTTCGGCGCGGATGAGCACGCGGTTGGAGTCGGTCGAGGTAAGACCACTGAATGA
- a CDS encoding glycosyltransferase family 2 protein translates to MKPHPQVAVVVVCYNTRNLLLECLGSVADAGANIELAVVDNASEDGSYEAVREAYPQAIAIRNSTNLGFGAACNQGIRATNTPFILLLNSDARLTPQAFQALRDCLEKNERCGAAGCRLINGAGVEVNNTRNFLTPFNQALEMTGIKLGIRRWGRRQKPAVDGELVDCSVDWIDGACLMLRRAALDEIGLFDEQFFMYSEDEDLCFRLGKRGWLVCFCGAGTAVHHGAASSEPNRVEMLRHFYLSQMLFLSKHRSPGSASFYLAAMKTVLFLKQILLRDSHRRERAREQLMALKEACATKTNKLH, encoded by the coding sequence ATGAAGCCACACCCTCAAGTTGCTGTCGTTGTGGTGTGCTACAACACCCGAAACCTTCTGCTCGAGTGTCTCGGTTCAGTGGCCGATGCGGGAGCGAACATCGAACTGGCCGTTGTTGACAACGCCTCCGAAGATGGCAGCTACGAAGCTGTTCGCGAGGCTTATCCGCAAGCGATCGCCATTCGGAATTCGACAAACCTCGGATTCGGCGCGGCGTGCAACCAGGGGATCAGGGCGACAAACACGCCGTTCATACTGCTGCTCAACAGCGACGCGCGGCTTACGCCGCAAGCCTTTCAAGCCCTTCGCGATTGTCTGGAAAAAAATGAACGCTGTGGAGCTGCGGGCTGCAGATTGATCAACGGCGCAGGTGTCGAAGTGAACAACACCAGGAACTTCCTCACCCCGTTTAATCAGGCCTTAGAGATGACCGGAATCAAACTCGGAATTAGGCGTTGGGGCCGGAGGCAAAAGCCGGCCGTGGATGGCGAGCTCGTTGATTGCTCAGTTGATTGGATCGACGGCGCTTGCCTGATGTTGAGACGCGCGGCCCTCGATGAAATCGGTCTTTTCGATGAGCAGTTCTTCATGTACTCAGAGGATGAGGACCTATGCTTCAGGCTCGGAAAACGGGGATGGCTTGTGTGCTTCTGCGGCGCGGGCACGGCGGTTCATCACGGCGCAGCGTCGAGCGAGCCAAACAGAGTCGAGATGTTGCGGCATTTCTACCTTAGCCAAATGCTTTTCCTTTCGAAGCATCGAAGCCCCGGTTCTGCCTCTTTCTATTTGGCGGCGATGAAAACGGTCCTGTTCCTCAAACAAATATTGCTCCGGGATAGTCATCGGCGGGAACGAGCGCGTGAGCAGTTGATGGCCTTGAAAGAAGCCTGCGCGACAAAGACAAACAAGCTTCACTAG
- a CDS encoding NAD(P)/FAD-dependent oxidoreductase, giving the protein MRVKHPAKESGKKIVVVLGGGFGGLNTAKKLANEPDVFVILIDQRNHHLFQPLLYQVATAGLSPGDIAVPIRSQFARVKNVEVHWGEVTSVDLKEQVITSSESDLEIEYDYLVLACGAQHSYFGHAEWEEFAPGLKTLEQAIEIRRRILSAFEIAENEIDPEKQKALLNFVVVGGGPTGVELAGAIADISRTVLVDDFRRIDPSQAKVILVEMAPRLLGAFAEELSEKTRQDLADLGVDVRTSARVENINGEGVQVGSDFIPSRSVFWAAGVQAAKMQIEPSVERDGAGRIKVKNDLSLPGHENVFVIGDMAAFELTPGHIVPGLAPAAMQEGRHAAKVILSSIRGKERPAFRYVDKGQMATIGKYRAVMESGNLKMSGRLAWLAWLFVHVFYLIGFKNRVAVMAQWAWSYLFSKRGARLITERQWKPKD; this is encoded by the coding sequence ATGAGGGTCAAACATCCGGCAAAGGAATCAGGTAAGAAGATCGTTGTGGTTCTTGGAGGCGGCTTTGGTGGGTTGAACACGGCAAAGAAGCTTGCCAATGAGCCGGATGTTTTCGTCATTCTCATCGATCAGAGAAATCACCATCTCTTCCAGCCGCTGCTTTATCAAGTAGCAACTGCAGGTCTCAGTCCGGGTGATATCGCGGTTCCAATTAGAAGCCAATTTGCTCGCGTGAAGAACGTCGAGGTCCATTGGGGCGAAGTCACCAGCGTCGATCTCAAAGAACAGGTCATTACATCATCCGAATCGGATCTCGAGATTGAGTACGATTATCTGGTGCTGGCTTGCGGCGCCCAACACAGCTACTTCGGCCACGCCGAGTGGGAGGAGTTTGCACCGGGTCTGAAGACTCTCGAGCAGGCTATAGAAATCAGACGCCGGATTCTTTCGGCGTTTGAGATTGCTGAAAACGAGATCGATCCTGAAAAGCAGAAGGCGCTTCTCAACTTCGTGGTTGTCGGAGGCGGACCGACAGGTGTGGAACTCGCGGGAGCTATCGCCGACATCAGCCGCACAGTTCTTGTCGATGATTTCCGCCGCATTGATCCTTCCCAGGCCAAAGTAATCCTGGTCGAGATGGCTCCGCGTTTGTTGGGAGCATTCGCAGAAGAGCTCTCAGAAAAGACAAGGCAGGATTTGGCCGATCTCGGTGTGGACGTGCGCACATCAGCGCGAGTGGAGAACATCAACGGGGAGGGCGTGCAGGTTGGGAGCGACTTCATTCCGTCAAGGAGCGTCTTCTGGGCGGCAGGCGTTCAGGCCGCAAAAATGCAGATAGAACCCTCGGTGGAGAGGGACGGTGCAGGAAGAATCAAAGTGAAAAACGATTTGTCACTTCCCGGTCACGAAAACGTTTTCGTGATTGGTGACATGGCGGCGTTTGAATTGACTCCAGGGCATATCGTGCCGGGCCTTGCTCCAGCCGCGATGCAAGAGGGACGACACGCGGCCAAGGTCATTTTGTCATCCATTCGCGGCAAGGAAAGACCAGCCTTTCGATATGTTGATAAAGGCCAGATGGCGACGATCGGGAAATATCGCGCGGTCATGGAGTCCGGCAACTTGAAAATGAGCGGTCGTTTAGCATGGTTAGCGTGGCTCTTCGTACACGTCTTCTATCTGATTGGATTCAAGAATCGAGTGGCGGTCATGGCCCAATGGGCCTGGAGCTATCTATTCTCAAAACGAGGCGCGCGACTCATCACCGAACGGCAATGGAAGCCCAAGGATTAA
- a CDS encoding sigma 54-interacting transcriptional regulator, whose translation MATQTIDYTHQIDRIGRIEGPLANLIGDEASQVLIKDSLIGSSRWAENARRSVALFAAGDETVIFEGEPGTGKKFLARLIHQCSAYREGPFVSLSLGSTADDVARAVLFGWTPARSNDIGCCEKGLVELAHGGTLYIDGLSSCSPAWTDDLIRLIERRAVDRDGEGSVRILLGWSIQSEFRARVTRNPRSNGLDYERIQIPPLRERPDDVEALAMHFIRQRCQQMGKELRTLSRNAMEALRGYDWPRNVRELRTLVNHLVKQSPPPSIDVPLLPAYLAGSRMANSLLPAGLDLDDELKRYEIDLICSALRDSRGLQIKAARLLRTKPTTLFMKIRRYGIDVEIFKWSISACRGALKKPV comes from the coding sequence ATGGCGACGCAAACGATTGATTACACCCATCAGATTGATCGGATAGGCCGGATTGAAGGGCCGCTCGCCAATCTGATTGGCGACGAAGCATCTCAGGTACTAATAAAAGATAGCCTGATCGGATCCAGCAGATGGGCTGAGAACGCTCGAAGATCGGTGGCGTTGTTCGCCGCTGGCGACGAAACAGTCATATTCGAGGGTGAGCCGGGCACCGGAAAGAAATTTCTCGCCAGGCTGATACACCAGTGCAGCGCTTACCGCGAAGGACCCTTCGTTTCCCTGTCGCTCGGTTCAACCGCTGATGACGTAGCACGGGCTGTGCTGTTCGGTTGGACGCCGGCGCGATCGAATGATATCGGTTGCTGCGAGAAAGGACTCGTTGAGCTGGCGCACGGAGGCACCCTCTACATAGACGGGCTCTCGAGCTGCTCGCCGGCTTGGACTGACGATCTTATCCGGTTAATCGAGCGGAGAGCAGTTGACCGCGACGGAGAGGGATCAGTTCGGATCCTTCTTGGCTGGAGCATTCAATCGGAGTTTCGCGCGAGGGTGACGCGCAACCCGCGAAGCAACGGTTTGGACTACGAGAGGATTCAGATCCCGCCACTTCGCGAAAGGCCCGATGACGTCGAGGCGTTGGCCATGCACTTCATCCGGCAGCGCTGTCAGCAAATGGGGAAAGAGTTGAGGACGCTTTCGCGCAACGCAATGGAAGCGTTGCGCGGCTACGACTGGCCGCGAAATGTAAGAGAACTGCGAACACTGGTCAATCACCTGGTGAAGCAGTCACCCCCGCCGTCGATAGACGTTCCGCTACTTCCCGCTTACCTGGCCGGTTCGCGCATGGCGAACAGTCTCCTTCCCGCGGGTCTCGACCTCGACGACGAATTGAAGAGGTATGAGATAGATCTTATTTGCTCGGCGCTCAGAGACAGCCGCGGCCTGCAAATCAAAGCCGCGCGGCTCCTCCGGACTAAGCCAACCACTCTCTTCATGAAGATCCGGCGCTATGGTATCGATGTTGAAATCTTCAAGTGGTCAATCTCTGCTTGTAGAGGCGCCTTGAAAAAACCCGTATGA
- a CDS encoding glycosyltransferase: MLLDLSLDDISNASRMLQSEPILSVIVPCYNSERTIRRCLNAILNQHTTVPFEVIVVDSSLDQTPQIVEREFPSVRLIHLEERTFAGAARNLGVRATRAPYCLMIDSDCIARPDLIERMVARHQQADIAAVGGSLRNGTPKSLSGWTGYLLEFKEFIPQAPIRFEKSVPTANVTYKRVTLEQHGYFDDDMWLAEDILFNWKIFKAGERILFDPAIEVTHLNRTGWKQVLSYQISLGKCSAEARRRGGLPGDVLLRYPALIALMPIVRLAKAASWLARIDKRTFLMFLLISPMYLLGSCFWSYGFFQGASTSRD; this comes from the coding sequence ATGTTACTTGACCTGAGCCTGGACGATATATCTAATGCCTCAAGAATGCTTCAGAGCGAGCCGATCTTATCCGTCATCGTGCCTTGCTATAACTCCGAGCGGACAATTCGCCGATGTTTGAATGCGATCCTCAATCAGCACACCACGGTTCCTTTTGAGGTCATTGTCGTCGATAGCTCCCTGGACCAAACCCCGCAGATCGTTGAGCGAGAATTCCCCTCGGTCCGGCTCATTCATCTTGAAGAGCGAACGTTTGCCGGCGCGGCGCGCAACCTTGGAGTGCGAGCAACGAGAGCGCCGTATTGCCTGATGATAGATTCAGACTGCATCGCGCGACCTGATTTGATCGAGCGAATGGTTGCTCGTCACCAGCAAGCGGACATTGCCGCGGTCGGAGGCTCGCTGCGAAACGGAACGCCGAAGAGTCTGAGCGGTTGGACCGGATACCTGCTCGAGTTCAAGGAGTTCATTCCCCAGGCGCCAATCCGATTTGAAAAGAGTGTGCCCACAGCCAACGTTACATACAAACGCGTCACTCTGGAGCAGCACGGTTATTTTGACGACGACATGTGGCTGGCTGAAGACATTCTGTTCAACTGGAAGATCTTTAAGGCAGGCGAGCGCATCCTGTTTGATCCGGCCATCGAGGTAACCCATCTAAATCGAACCGGCTGGAAGCAGGTCTTGTCTTATCAAATCAGCCTCGGGAAGTGCTCGGCCGAAGCTCGAAGACGCGGCGGCCTCCCAGGCGACGTGCTGCTTCGCTATCCCGCGCTCATAGCCTTGATGCCTATTGTGAGACTGGCAAAAGCAGCGAGCTGGCTTGCGAGAATTGATAAGCGGACGTTCTTGATGTTTTTGTTGATCTCGCCGATGTATCTGCTCGGAAGTTGCTTCTGGTCATACGGGTTTTTTCAAGGCGCCTCTACAAGCAGAGATTGA
- a CDS encoding sigma-54 dependent transcriptional regulator, translating to MAKEKVLIVDDDQMIRWALTEALRNWGYACVEAGTVNAALATFDTEHPAAVLLDVNLPDGSGLDGLYEIKRRQPDAIVIMMTGSVLVADTIAALRGGAYDFVGKPINLEELQITIRNGIEAQSLRKEVRLIRRERARQFSFDQIVGESPGLRDVFALARKVAESEVSSVLLQGESGTGKDMVAKAIHYGSRRAELPFIAINCAAIPANLIESELFGYEKGAFTDAKARKEGLFEQAEGGTLFLDEIGELELSVQAKLLRVLEEGSFRRVGGLRDLPLDVRVIASSNRDLKAESEAGRFRLDLYYRLSVIQIDIPPLRERGDDAILLAQHYITQFNERLRKRVRGLAPEVAETFRQYPWPGNVRELRNVIERVMILEDGDLITATYLPRGFGKDGGDAGRQSAAEWASEHQSERGEQAQPAAPQAPALVFRLPPEGLVLDDVEMSFVRQALERSNGNQTRAAELLGISRDQLRYRLKKLDDAATG from the coding sequence ATGGCCAAGGAAAAAGTCCTCATCGTAGACGACGATCAGATGATCCGCTGGGCGCTTACCGAAGCGTTGCGCAACTGGGGCTATGCTTGTGTCGAGGCGGGAACCGTCAATGCTGCGCTTGCCACATTCGACACTGAACACCCTGCAGCGGTGTTGTTGGATGTAAACCTCCCGGATGGTTCGGGGCTCGACGGCTTATACGAGATCAAACGACGCCAGCCGGACGCCATCGTGATCATGATGACCGGCAGTGTGCTCGTGGCGGATACGATCGCCGCACTGCGCGGCGGCGCTTATGACTTCGTCGGCAAGCCCATTAATCTGGAAGAGCTTCAGATCACCATTCGCAACGGCATCGAAGCGCAGTCGCTGCGAAAGGAAGTTCGACTCATTCGACGCGAGCGCGCGCGACAGTTCAGCTTCGATCAAATTGTAGGCGAATCGCCCGGATTGCGTGATGTGTTTGCTCTCGCCAGGAAGGTGGCTGAGAGCGAGGTCTCATCCGTTCTTCTTCAAGGCGAATCGGGGACAGGCAAGGATATGGTCGCCAAGGCGATTCACTACGGATCGCGCCGCGCAGAATTGCCATTTATCGCGATCAACTGCGCTGCGATTCCGGCGAACTTGATCGAGAGCGAATTGTTCGGGTATGAGAAAGGCGCGTTTACCGATGCAAAGGCGCGCAAGGAGGGGTTGTTCGAACAGGCCGAAGGCGGAACGCTTTTTCTTGATGAGATCGGCGAGCTTGAACTGAGTGTGCAGGCTAAGCTGCTTCGAGTGCTCGAAGAGGGTTCCTTCAGGCGTGTCGGCGGGCTGCGAGACCTCCCACTCGACGTGCGAGTGATCGCTTCATCCAATCGCGACCTCAAGGCCGAAAGCGAAGCCGGCCGCTTCCGCCTGGATCTGTATTACAGATTGTCGGTCATACAGATCGACATACCTCCCTTGCGCGAGCGGGGTGACGACGCGATCCTGCTGGCCCAGCACTACATCACGCAGTTCAACGAGCGGCTTCGCAAGCGGGTTCGCGGACTCGCGCCCGAGGTTGCAGAGACGTTTCGCCAGTATCCCTGGCCTGGCAACGTGCGTGAGCTGCGCAATGTCATCGAGCGGGTGATGATACTTGAGGACGGAGACTTGATCACCGCGACCTACTTGCCGCGTGGATTCGGAAAGGATGGAGGCGACGCCGGACGCCAGTCCGCGGCCGAATGGGCAAGCGAACACCAATCAGAGCGCGGCGAGCAAGCTCAACCGGCCGCGCCTCAAGCTCCCGCTCTTGTGTTTCGGCTCCCGCCTGAGGGTCTCGTGTTGGATGACGTGGAGATGTCTTTCGTGAGGCAGGCCCTTGAGCGGAGCAACGGCAATCAGACTCGAGCCGCCGAGTTGTTAGGTATCTCCCGCGATCAGCTTCGCTACCGTCTCAAGAAACTCGACGACGCTGCAACAGGGTAA
- a CDS encoding universal stress protein: MKLEHHPLRRHERLMVINERIIFERILCPIDLTPESDESLRYGIALAKAYDAKLFVINCVDSYAVSGSREREHIKQLLDTSVRKHLRLPVSADFTWETVLVEGDPKTAIAQEAAERRIDLIVMRSRRRPYAAALLGSTAESICRTAPCPVMITHPREQDFAGVTTNEIGLQRVLVAYDFSSDSELALSYGLSLAQEYQAEVHMLHVLPGRSVKPAAPEIAFLPPWADNGFREAASRLQSSVPPETRVWCDVKQAVREGHPYREVLSYADEQNIDIICMGASGTGFGMRALFGSNADRVLRQAPCPVLITRPLRPALVTLTA, translated from the coding sequence TTGAAACTAGAACACCACCCGCTGAGGAGGCACGAACGGCTCATGGTGATCAACGAGCGAATAATTTTTGAGCGCATTCTATGCCCGATCGATCTCACGCCTGAGTCGGATGAATCATTGCGATATGGTATAGCGTTGGCAAAGGCCTACGACGCGAAGCTCTTCGTGATCAACTGTGTGGACAGTTACGCGGTCAGCGGCTCGCGCGAACGCGAACACATCAAGCAGCTCCTCGACACTTCAGTTCGAAAGCACCTGCGGCTTCCAGTGTCCGCGGACTTCACCTGGGAGACTGTGCTGGTTGAGGGCGATCCGAAGACCGCCATTGCACAGGAGGCAGCGGAGCGAAGGATCGACCTCATCGTGATGCGTTCGCGCAGGCGGCCCTACGCGGCGGCCCTGCTCGGCTCGACGGCGGAATCAATCTGTCGCACGGCACCGTGCCCGGTGATGATCACTCACCCGCGCGAACAAGATTTTGCCGGCGTGACGACTAACGAGATCGGACTCCAGAGAGTGCTTGTCGCGTATGATTTTTCGAGCGACTCCGAGTTGGCGCTCTCCTACGGACTGTCGCTTGCCCAGGAGTATCAAGCCGAGGTCCACATGTTGCACGTATTGCCCGGTCGTTCGGTCAAACCGGCGGCACCCGAGATCGCGTTTCTGCCGCCCTGGGCCGACAACGGATTCCGCGAAGCAGCCAGCCGCCTTCAAAGCTCTGTGCCTCCGGAGACGCGGGTGTGGTGCGATGTTAAGCAGGCCGTGCGCGAGGGACACCCTTACCGCGAAGTGCTCTCCTATGCGGATGAACAGAACATCGACATAATATGCATGGGGGCGAGCGGCACCGGGTTTGGCATGCGCGCGCTGTTCGGGTCCAACGCAGACCGAGTGCTGCGTCAGGCGCCCTGCCCCGTGCTTATCACCCGGCCGCTGAGGCCGGCTCTTGTGACACTCACAGCCTGA
- a CDS encoding glycosyltransferase, whose amino-acid sequence MRVSVLGPAYPLRGGIAHHVYWLWRELTDRGHTVQVVSFRKLYPGMFFPGTTQVDNSRLKLDARALPTLTPLNPATWLRAFKQVKAFSPDVIVFQWWQPFFGPLVGTLARLFRRSGLQCIIECHNVVSHEGSPFDRLLARFALSAADHLITHSTRDRNDVLAIVPGKEVTISSLPSLSEFSGPGGNYRGGRGGRTILFFGNVRKYKGLDVLLAAMPKVLQKVECSLNIVGEFYEPIDKYQKLIRENQIQSHVVMDNRYVPNEEVQGIFQQADVLVLPYLSATQSGVARIALSNGLPVIASRTGGLSEVVIENVTGLLFPPGDPDALAGQIVNYFTNNLGPAFSENILKTSADSKSQPGNVIEEIILRASSNRHAAG is encoded by the coding sequence ATGAGAGTCAGCGTATTGGGGCCGGCATACCCGCTCAGGGGTGGCATCGCTCACCACGTGTACTGGCTCTGGCGAGAGCTGACTGATCGCGGCCACACGGTTCAAGTAGTCTCGTTCCGCAAGCTCTATCCCGGCATGTTCTTCCCCGGCACCACCCAGGTTGATAACAGCCGCTTGAAGCTGGATGCGCGCGCGCTTCCAACCTTGACCCCGCTAAACCCGGCGACATGGCTGCGCGCATTCAAGCAGGTGAAAGCCTTCTCGCCCGACGTGATCGTGTTTCAGTGGTGGCAGCCATTCTTCGGCCCACTCGTCGGCACGCTCGCCAGACTTTTTCGCAGGTCGGGCTTGCAGTGCATCATCGAATGCCACAACGTGGTTTCTCACGAAGGCAGCCCTTTCGACAGACTCCTGGCCAGATTTGCGCTTTCGGCCGCGGATCATCTCATTACCCACTCGACCAGGGACCGAAATGATGTGTTGGCGATCGTTCCGGGAAAAGAGGTCACCATATCTTCACTTCCTTCTTTGAGTGAATTTTCCGGTCCCGGCGGCAACTACCGCGGGGGCCGCGGCGGCCGCACGATTCTCTTCTTTGGAAACGTGCGCAAGTATAAGGGGCTGGATGTGCTGCTCGCCGCCATGCCCAAGGTGTTGCAGAAGGTAGAGTGCAGTCTGAACATTGTGGGAGAGTTCTACGAGCCGATCGACAAATACCAAAAACTCATTCGCGAGAATCAGATTCAGAGCCACGTGGTCATGGACAATCGATACGTTCCCAACGAGGAAGTGCAGGGCATCTTTCAACAAGCCGACGTGCTGGTTCTGCCATATCTGAGCGCGACCCAAAGCGGGGTGGCCCGCATCGCCTTGTCAAACGGGCTGCCAGTGATCGCGTCCAGAACTGGCGGGCTCTCCGAAGTAGTAATAGAAAACGTCACGGGCTTGCTGTTCCCGCCAGGAGATCCAGATGCTCTGGCCGGCCAGATCGTGAATTACTTCACCAACAATCTCGGTCCAGCATTCTCCGAAAACATCCTGAAGACTTCCGCCGATTCAAAATCTCAGCCTGGCAACGTGATCGAAGAGATAATCTTGCGAGCCTCGTCTAATCGCCATGCGGCTGGCTAA
- a CDS encoding universal stress protein yields the protein MKILLAIDGSSFSDAAVKEVAVKPWPVNSEVKIISVVEPPLLPTVETWVPPDNYIEALEAAGEDQARSIVNKAADRVREAQGDQLRVSTEIVRGHPKHAIIDEADVWGADLILMGSHGYRGLTRLWLGSVSQAVAAHAKCSVGIVRERNTQHDS from the coding sequence ATGAAAATACTATTGGCGATCGACGGATCATCCTTCAGCGATGCAGCCGTCAAAGAAGTAGCAGTCAAACCGTGGCCCGTGAACTCCGAGGTGAAAATCATCTCGGTGGTTGAGCCGCCGTTGCTGCCAACGGTTGAAACCTGGGTGCCGCCGGACAATTACATTGAAGCTCTCGAGGCGGCTGGCGAGGATCAGGCGCGGTCGATAGTCAACAAGGCCGCCGATCGAGTGCGCGAAGCGCAGGGTGACCAGCTTCGTGTTTCCACCGAGATTGTGAGGGGCCATCCGAAGCACGCCATCATCGACGAGGCGGACGTGTGGGGCGCCGATCTGATCCTGATGGGCTCGCACGGCTATCGCGGGCTGACAAGGCTGTGGCTCGGCTCGGTTTCCCAAGCTGTCGCGGCACACGCGAAGTGCTCGGTCGGAATCGTTCGCGAGCGCAACACACAGCATGATTCGTGA
- a CDS encoding DinB family protein, with protein sequence MEAFKEQILNFRKLEFATTLKVLGAYPEDKLDMKPADKSRTAGELVEIFIREEYVCRGAMRGDLRRADSPQSMPNTLQGKLEMFDEIHTEVQETIAQASDAQMNKIIDFYGYQIKAIDALWAELHDQIHHRGQFSVYLRLAGAKVPSIYGPTADEPMGMER encoded by the coding sequence ATGGAAGCCTTCAAAGAACAGATTCTCAATTTTCGCAAGCTCGAATTCGCAACCACACTGAAAGTATTGGGAGCCTATCCTGAAGACAAATTGGATATGAAGCCCGCCGACAAATCGCGCACAGCGGGAGAACTGGTCGAGATATTCATCCGCGAAGAATATGTTTGTAGGGGAGCCATGCGGGGCGACCTCCGTCGGGCTGATTCCCCGCAAAGCATGCCGAATACTTTGCAGGGCAAGCTCGAGATGTTCGATGAGATTCACACTGAAGTTCAGGAAACAATTGCTCAGGCTAGTGACGCGCAAATGAACAAGATCATTGATTTCTATGGCTATCAAATAAAAGCCATCGATGCCCTTTGGGCAGAACTTCACGATCAGATTCATCATCGCGGGCAATTCTCTGTTTACTTGAGATTGGCAGGCGCGAAAGTTCCGTCGATCTATGGACCAACCGCGGATGAGCCGATGGGGATGGAAAGGTAA